The DNA region TTCTCATTTGCTTAATAAATACaaatcaactactttgaaattattaaaaagaataaatacatggctagttcatgcgttagcttgcctagcggcgacgttgggcgccatcacgacctataggagaaattgggtcgtgacattttcaaTCAACAATCAATTCGCATGATGAAACAAAACTAACCACTCCTGAATTTTAATTTCTCAATCGATTCTCAAAGCATACATACAGAATATAAACAGTTAAGAATCAAACTTTGATGTTGAGAAAAATAGAGAACCCTTTTGAATTTGAATGTAGCTCTCCCTCTCCGACGCACAATTGAAGTGCAAAATCATTTCCCTCGTTTATTGGATGGGTTTCTGGCGTGGCTCCTTGGGCTTTAGTCCTTGAACCCTTCTGTCATGGGCATCTATAAAGCCCATTGACTAAAGCCTAAGGACCCACTAATTCCTCAAATGGCGTATCCTAATGAGATTGGTCTTAACTAAATGTCCCTAGCATGGTATAACAACATACCCATATAATTGGTAGAAAATAGCCCTAGTTATAGATATTGGCATCAAATAGCCAAtaaatgtatatcacaataataatatGCATATCacaacttttttcttcttctttgtctatatcaacatgtatattaaaattttattttcattctttgtatataaataatattattctttgtatatcgataatataaaattatatatatagttattgcTGCCTTTATATCAATGTATATcacaataaaaatattatattatttatatatcacAGTGTATAGCACATCAGACATGTGTATACCACATTTGTATCCCCTATTGTAACCCGTGTATATCTCTATGTACATCAGTGATATCTCATGTATATTATGTGTGTCTGTGTCTATCCATGAAAATTTCTATTATATATAcgatatacaatgtgatatacaCGGGCGTCCGTAAAAATATTGTATTGTATACACGATATACAAAGTGATATACACAGACGTCCTTAAAAACTTATGTGTGATATACACTGATATACACGATATACAACGTGATATACACATGTCGCAGTTGGATTTTTAGGTCTGATTGTTTTACCTGAAACCAGTCTAAATCACTtctaatcttgctcaaattttatATATAGCCTTGTTTAGGCattttcaaccaatttcaatcacacccactcattcaatccaaccaaaaaaaagaaagagagaagaaaaacaaagttgaaatatattttttctctcttagtttttgctaatcttgctcaaattttgtatatagtcTCGTTTAGGTATTTTCAACTAATTTCAATCATACCCACTCATTCAATccaaccaaaaaaagaagagagaagaaaaataaagttgaaatatattttttctcattTAGTTTTTGCTTCTGATTTTCTCTGATGTGAGATCAACCTTACCTTTTTATCCCACTAATTTTTTTTGCATAATTTACAAGAATTTTTGCTAAACtatgagagaaaagagaagagatagaagaagaaatacaagGAGATAAAAGGGGTGGGAAGTCAAAATAAGTGTGTATTTCTTTTTTAGAGAGAATATAAAAGAGAGTAatttttttaagatttgattataTAATGCCAAATGTTTGGGGCTATCTTTGCCAAACCTAATATAAGGCTAAAATATTGCCAATTCCTGTTATGTGTTGTTATATGATACCAATTTTTCTTAATAAATGAACTTTGCATCTTTATCCTTTCAGCTCCTTCTTTTCTATCTCTCCTCCTTCATCAAGTACACCATAAATTCTcaattttggaagtttaaaatTTTTGTTTGGGGTTGGATATTCAAAATTAATGGTTAATTACTTGAAATCATttgattattaattatttatgCCTAAACTTTTAGTTTAGACACTAATTAATGTTTACTTtaaaaatctcaatttttcaTTGTTGGTCCTTAGAAAATGTTAAACACGATAAAGTGGATCttttttatttgatattatttgacaaAATTGGTGATTGGAAATCGTTTATGttgcttttattttaaatttgaaattagtTGGAACAGATTTGGGTGGTCTGATCAAAATCAGaattacaaattcaaaaaatattttgttgaacaACACAAAAAAAATATGACAATCAGGTAGACTTTAATGAACAATTTAACAGATAGGCCGCTTGCAGTTAGCACAAAGTTACACCAATCCGGTAGAGTTTGGTAAACAATTGAACGAGCAAAAAATATGTCATCAAAGTAGACtttgtgaataattaataatatagGTAGAGTAAATAGTGTATAAATTCTACAAATCCAGTAGATAAATCACTAAAAGTTTGTTTGGATAGTTGTTACctgttgtattgtatcgtattattacttcatatacaatgtttgttttgattgttatttaaattttattgtatcgtaccGTTAAATCAGTCGGTGCGTAACGATGGAAAGTGCCACTTTATgaaacgaccgatttggtgtggtcgcgttgtttttttttttttttttatcttgccttttttattaataaataatcctatttttatttaccctaccttttatataataatattatcttgtactttacttttctttataatattataaatttatttttcatattgttaGTGCATTACTTCGTAAAATAAcgacaaacaatacaatctatccaacaATGTTGCAAATAAATACTCCCTTCTAGGCTTTATGTGTATGCCAAGTTCATAACTTATATTCTGTTATGTTCACAATAAAATAGTTGGATGCTATCTTCGAGGTTGTCGTACCATATGATCACAAGGACTTGTGACATCTAATGCCAAGATCACAATATTTGACCTTCTAACATATTTTCGATCGCAATAATTCGAATTCCTCGGACGGATATCTAGTTAATTAAAATTCGTTACATAAAGTACATATctagttaataaaaaaaaattgatacaAATTGCTACTCCCCCGGttcattttaattgattttttagcTCTTTTTTTGTGGttcataatatttaattttttcagatatcaagaagggatgaacttctttttttcaaagttgCCCTTCGAGTAAAGAGATTAGggatatttattatatttttaatgaataaattaaagttaatatgattaattttattgttaattaatgctaaaagataaatttcttaatatgtCTGAAAATAACTAAAAATAGTCCATTAAAGTGGACGAGAAAGagtaatattttttatgttcCGTTCAAGTTTTGAAAAAACCTATATTTATATTTGTGGATGAGATACAACGGATAAGGGTCTGATTTGCCCCTCTACTATCATAAATAGGCCTTATTTACCCTCCGTTTAATTTTTCTATCAAAAATATCCCTACAGTTATACTTTAGGTTCATATTTACCCTTACGCGTTAAAATGAGTTACATTTGCCTTTCGTTATACTTTAAGATCATATTTACCCCTTTACTCTTCAAAAATGGttacatttgcccttcgttatactttcttgatatatttatccttacaattatACCCTACATTTACCCTCATCCGGTAGATCGCCATGTCCCATCTTTGTTTTCCTACATGGCGCCTATGTGgatattttttctttcaatttaaatatggtcacttatttaaaataatttaactcGACCACCCAAAgacaaaataattaattaaaaatactcattactcatacccgaaaaataattttttttaaaaaaactgaaaaaaactaaatttatttttttactaaaaactgaaaaaaacgaaaatattttttttccagtttctttaaaaaactgaaaaatattttttaaaataatatttttgtaaaaactgaagaaaataaaactgaaaagtaattttctaaagcaattaaaaactggaaaaaatatatatttattcatttttttttccagtttttagtaaaaaaaaaatcagtttttttaGAGTGGTTTTGTAAAAACAGGaagaaactgatttttttttactaaaaactgaaaaaaaacgaaaatattttttttcccaatttttacaaaaaagctgctttaaaaaaagctgaaaaaatattttttaaaacaatatattttgaaaaaaactgggaaaaaaaaaagtaattttctaaattgtaaggataaatatgtcaagaaagtataacgaagggcaaatgtaaCTATTTTTTAAGAGTAGAGGGATAAATATGATCTTAAAGTATAACGAAGGGCAAATATAATCCATTTTAATGCGTAAGGGTAAATATGAACCTAAAATATAACTGTAGAAATATTTTTGATAGAAAAATAAAATGGAGAATAAATAAGACATATTTATGATAGTATAGGGGCAAATGAGTCCCTTATCCGATACAATTATCTAGTAGATGAAGTTCACTTGTTTTGATTGGCTCACTGAACTTATCGTACCCAACAAAGTGAATATGTGACCGTACAAATTTTATTGGATAAAGCAATGCCAATCGAACAATTGCGagccttttattttcctttttattggTTGTGGTAACCATGAATTTTGTTTTTATGTAAATATTGGGAACCGGAAACTTACCGTTTTGATTAATCCGAATACACGTCAGTTAAACATtagagtaaaaaaaaataatatttacaatactcaaaactcaaaacatTTACGTAATTAAAAACAATCTCAATTTCACATCACAATGTTGGTTTTCATTAAACATTGAAAATTACAGTATATCCTTTTATCCAAATATatttattgtttttcctttttggtCCAATATTTGACACGTTAACACAAATATAGGTTCTTTGACGTCCAAGGAATCAGTTAATATATATCGTTCTGACAGGTCAAAAAACAAGTACCTTAAGATTAGGCCACCTGTTCAAATATGTGTCCCATTTTCAAACGTTTTCTTGTTCCTTCATTCATACCTTTTACTTTCCACCATTGAAGAAAAGCAAAGAACCCCTTTTCACATTCCCAATTTCCAATCTCAGGTCCAATTTTaaacttccaaaaaaaaaaaaaaaatatcaaatacatcaagaaTTATAGGGCAAAATCCATGGCAAAATTTTTCATCCCATCACCTTTGAATTCTGGTGATGTTTATTATCATCACCTTATTAATCAACATAGGATTTGGGCTTTTCCCAAGAAATCGAATTGTATAAATTCCAATTCATTTGGGATTTCATTATCAGCaagtaataatatttttggtCGTAATATTTCCCTAAGAGGACCCTTAAGCATGCCCAAATTCAATATAAGAAATCCCAGATCAGCAGCTGTCAGTGCCCAggtttgtttttggttttttgttttttgttttttgttttctgGTTTTAGATGTTTTATTGTTCGGGGAATTTTCTGGTCAACGTATACGTGGTTAAATCCTTTACTGTAATTAGAAAAGTTTTTTAATGTGAATTTTCACTGCTTCAATTTGGGTTGCGGCTATTTTTGGAATTATAGTCAATAAGTATgtaaaattttcttctttttgctATGATTTTGTGTTAAAGAATCTATTTTGAAGCAGAGTTTTTCAGGTCAAATTTAGGGCATGATTGATTAAGATTATTTCACTCGATTTTAACTGTTAATCATGAACAGTGGTGACTGTAGAAAAATCCAGTTCTGCAGATATAATAGTAGGCAATTGATTTGATGAAACTAATTACTTTTAAACCCTTATCTAAAATTACCAGAAACAAACTTTAGTAATCCAAATGAAAGAGGATCTTATTAATATTAAAGAACGTGGCATGAATGGCCATTTTGGGCGAGAGAACGATAaaaaaaggcagcccggtgcactaagcttcccCTATGTGCGGAGTCCAGGGAAGAGCCGGACTACAAGGGTGCAGCCTTACCCTGGATTTCTATTGTTTTCATGGCTCGAATCCGTGACCTCCGGAGAGAACGATGcatttcacttttttttaaaccattttgTTACCAACTTGGATAACTAATTAAGTTGCTATTTGCATGAGTTGGATCACCATTACAGTATGTAATTTTTCTATGATCCTTTTCTTATTAACTTTGGCAGCCTTCATTTATAGAATATAATAAATTCAACTTTTTTCATCTCGTGCTACATTTGCATAAAACAGATGAGCATTGGAATCAGGAAAGCTCCAAAATGGTGGGAGAAAGGTCTTCAGCCTAACATGAAAGAAGTGACTGGTGCCCAAGACCTTGTTGACTCCCTCGTAAATGCCGGCGACAAACTTGTGATTGTTGATTTCTTTTCCCCTGGCTGTGGAGGCTGCAAAGCCCTTCATCCAAAGGTATTATATTCTTGTTGTCTAAACTGTTTGTTATATGTATTTGTGCGTGTGTGCCTAAAGATGAACAGAAAATCCATCAGTTACTCTTTTTTGGTTTGAAATAATGCTGCACTTTGTTGGCAGTCCGTTTCAGTAAGATAGGATTAATGACCTTCGCCTTGGTAAAATTGGAAAATGCAGATATGTCAGTTAGCAGAGATGAATCCGGATGTGCAGTTTTTGCATGTGAACTATGAGGAACACAAGTCGATGTGTTACTCTCTGAATGTACATGTTCTCCCATTTTTCCGTTTCTATAGAGGGGCTCAAGGTCGTCTCTGTAGCTTTAGCTGTACCAATGCCACGGTTAGTTTTCCATCCACCTCTATATGCTTCGGGTTTTTCTTCTGCTACAGCAATGTACTGCACTTTTGTTAATGACGTTATATGTTGCTTTCTTTTTAGCTAGTAATGCTTTTCGTCCATCTCATTCTTCTGATGTATTTAGAATTTTTTGGATGGTTATTGGATCACAGTTATTTTATCTAGAATCTGCATCTGCATCTTCTGCATAATCTATCTTTAAGCAGATCAGTGCATTCTTTTGCTGGTTCTGTTTTATGGTGCTTGCTTCTTTGCCAAGATGTGATTTATGATGAGTTTGCTTTTCTTGACATTATAAGAAATTAATGCATTTTATTactgtttccttttgttaaaaaTGATAATCCTCTTTTGGAGTGGTATTCTAACACTAACCGCAATATTCTGGAGCAGATCAAGAAATTCAAAGATGCATTGGCAAAGTATGGTGCAGATTGTTGCAGCCTTGGACCAGCTAAAGGGCTCGAGGAGAAAGAGCTACTTGCACTAGCAGCTAACAAGGATCTCTCTTTTGCTTACACACCAAAACAAGAAGAACGAGTACTTGTTGCCTTACAAGAAGATATGACGAACAAAACAAGCAGAACACCTTCATCTCATCCAAATGCATTTCCCCCTTTACCACTTCCTCTTCCCCTTGCATCAACTTCACATAAGGTGAAACAGGGCTCAAAGAGTGAAGTTTGCTAAGAAAATGGATGTTGGCCTTAGTCAAACCCAAAAGTTAGTTCATGACTTGAAAATTGTTCAAGACCATATAAGGACAAAATAATCCAGTCTCCCAATCGACGTGAGACATTCTAACAACCCCTAGCACACCCACAACCGGACATATGGAGCGTGGATTCTATAGAATGGGGAGCAAATGTTGAGTAAATCAGAAAAAAGATCtagctctaataccatgttaaaAAGTGGCATCGGACCCAACTCGAACCCAAAAGATTAGCTCTTGTTGTGAGGATTCCCAGGAACTTATATAAGAGATAATAGTTCATTCTCCCAACCAATGTGAGATATTCTAACAAAGTCTTTCCCACTTACCGTGGATGATATTAGTACATCTATTTTGTGTTTTCTTATGTACATAATGCTGTTGTAGAGGATATGAAAATGATATATGTACTATGAAAGATGTGATTTTTCTACATATTTTCTATGGTATTCGGCCTCTATATGAGCCAGAGCAACAGGGAGGATGTGCCCTCCTTTTGCTTCGGTTATGAAAATGAAACTATTTTTCCACATTTTTTCTATGGTATTTGGCCTCTATATGAGCCAGAGAAACAGAGCATGTGCCCTCCTTTTACCTGGCATTGGGCTCAAGTTAGACTTGAGAATTAAAATGAAAATACATCACTTGACCATGTTTTTGCGATGGAAGTGCTTATATAATTGCACGTCTTACAATTGACTATTTAATGCAAACACTTTCCCAGTAGAATGGAAGAAATCTTGGTTAGAACGGCTTAttgtaattatgtgttttattttaGATAGTAATTTTGTCCTCTTTGATTAAAGGATAAATATGTGGCAATGATTTGAATCCTTAAAGGCATTTTCAAGTAGCAATTGTGACAATACAATTATATCTCCCACATGCAAATAATAAGCAACACCTTTTAAATTAACATACAATACCTTACAGAACTTCAGAAACTAAATATGCATCAAAATAATAGAGTATATCAGCAGGCCATCTTGACATTGACAACATTCAAAGAAAAAGATGATAAACTACTCGCAATCCACTTCCGGGAAAGAGATATTTTGCACTAGAAAATCCACAGACGGACCTCAATACAGAAGATTAACATAACCAACTCCAATTAGTTTGCAATTGAAGCATAGTCTTCATCGAAAAAGAAGGCCTCGTTTCCACAGCTTTCAGCCATGATGTGCATCTGCTAAAGCTTCAAAACTCAATTCCCCTTCAACGTTAGGGTAAAGGTCAGGAGCAAAGCTACATGTCTTAAAGCTTCATCGAAAAATTACATTATGTTATAGgcaaaatattagattttagaggtatataacatctATTGAACACACTTTGTCGGAGAATTTTGTTCACTTCTGGTAAATTCCTAGATTAACCACTGGCAAAGGTAAGAACAGAATTCCGTCATCATGGCTGAATCAACCTAGTTACAAAGCCATTGTACCTTCCAACTTGTACTACTAATCAGTAATCACAGAGTGAATGGAAAGTGAAAAAAATAGCCAGAGTTGTAAAGATAAATATACAATGACATAGTTACACTCCCCAGCTACACATCATAAGTCACCAATATATGCATCTGTCCCTAAAGCTGCTCAATATATGCACATGAATTAAGACTGTTAAAGTATTGTCATTGATATACTAAGTAAAGCTAAATGCTGCCATAGGCAATGCATCTATGTGATGgcaataaatataatatacaaattAGCATAACATTGAGTAGTTGGCACAAGGGTTGTGCCAGAAGACAGGTAACGCGATGCAACATTATGTACTCATCACGCTGTTTAATACTGGCAAAAAGATCAATCTATGCTTCCGAAACAGGAATACCCCATATAAAATAAAGAGGTGTTCACAAGTAAGAAGCAACTCTATCACTGAATCATCTATGATAACAGATAATAAATACAAGTCACTAGGAGATACAGAAAAAACAAAAGACTTGAATGGATTCAAGTAAATGCAGTATCAATGTTGAGCAAAACTAACTTAATGCAGTTATGCAGATCTGAATGCAAAAGGAATGAGATATTCTGAAATTGCAGCAGTATATGAATAATAGTATAACCTCTTCTACTATATCAGATTAACATAAAGCAGCTTGAAGAGCAAATACTTAATGCCAAATCAAGAAAATGCATTAAGTACAGCAAATAGCACGTAAATTAAAACTTTTTTGCGGGGTTTTATTTAAATGCTAATACTCATAAAATAAATCAAGAAAATGCATGAGcaaatagcacataaaaattaaaacttttttGCGGGGTTTTATTTAAATGCTAATACTCATAAAATAAATCAAGAAAATGCATGAGCAAATAGCACATAAAAACTA from Nicotiana tabacum cultivar K326 chromosome 24, ASM71507v2, whole genome shotgun sequence includes:
- the LOC107772038 gene encoding thioredoxin-like 1-1, chloroplastic: MAKFFIPSPLNSGDVYYHHLINQHRIWAFPKKSNCINSNSFGISLSASNNIFGRNISLRGPLSMPKFNIRNPRSAAVSAQMSIGIRKAPKWWEKGLQPNMKEVTGAQDLVDSLVNAGDKLVIVDFFSPGCGGCKALHPKICQLAEMNPDVQFLHVNYEEHKSMCYSLNVHVLPFFRFYRGAQGRLCSFSCTNATIKKFKDALAKYGADCCSLGPAKGLEEKELLALAANKDLSFAYTPKQEERVLVALQEDMTNKTSRTPSSHPNAFPPLPLPLPLASTSHKVKQGSKSEVC